A single region of the Actinomycetota bacterium genome encodes:
- a CDS encoding ATP-binding cassette domain-containing protein has protein sequence MAAAVVTESIERRFDDTMAVDGVDLEVREGEIYGFLGPNGAGKSTLVRMLCTLLLPSAGRALVLGHDVATQPGQVRLRIGVALQDAALDDRQTGRELLTLQARLYGLHRAEVDERVEHVLRIVDIGDAIDRRIGTYSGGMKRRLDLAAALVHNPDVLFLDEPTTGLDPASRALVWREVRRLNQELGMTIFLTTQYLEEADELADRVGIIDHGKLVAEGAPDELKRAISDDVIVARVEGAGDDVIQALCAIDGVDQVDVHGEELTVRTANGAAAVSPVAVALSRDGVKVHTLTLRTPTLDDVFLELTGGHIDHGHIDNKGDGDPTS, from the coding sequence ATGGCAGCGGCCGTGGTCACCGAGAGCATCGAGCGCCGGTTCGACGACACCATGGCGGTCGACGGCGTCGATCTCGAGGTGCGCGAAGGTGAGATCTACGGGTTCCTCGGCCCCAATGGCGCCGGCAAGTCGACCCTGGTCCGCATGCTCTGCACCCTGCTGCTCCCGTCCGCAGGACGGGCGCTCGTGCTCGGGCACGACGTGGCCACCCAACCCGGCCAGGTCCGTCTGCGTATCGGGGTCGCGCTCCAGGATGCGGCCCTCGACGACCGGCAGACCGGCCGCGAGCTCCTCACGCTGCAGGCGCGCCTGTACGGACTCCACCGGGCAGAGGTGGACGAGCGCGTGGAGCACGTGCTGCGCATCGTCGACATCGGAGACGCGATCGACCGCCGCATCGGCACCTACTCGGGGGGGATGAAGCGTCGGCTCGACCTGGCCGCCGCACTGGTGCACAACCCCGACGTGCTGTTTCTCGACGAGCCGACCACCGGCCTCGACCCCGCGAGCCGCGCCCTCGTCTGGCGCGAGGTGCGCCGGCTCAACCAGGAGCTGGGCATGACGATCTTCCTCACCACGCAGTACCTGGAAGAGGCCGACGAGCTCGCGGACCGGGTCGGGATCATCGACCACGGCAAGCTCGTCGCCGAGGGCGCGCCGGACGAGCTCAAGCGCGCGATCAGCGACGACGTCATCGTGGCCCGCGTCGAGGGGGCGGGCGACGACGTGATCCAGGCGCTGTGCGCGATCGACGGCGTCGATCAGGTCGACGTGCACGGCGAGGAGCTCACCGTGCGAACGGCGAACGGCGCGGCCGCGGTGAGCCCGGTGGCTGTCGCGCTCAGCCGCGACGGCGTCAAGGTGCACACCCTCACCCTCCGCACCCCGACGCTCGACGACGTGTTCCTCGAGCTGACGGGCGGCCACATCGACCACGGCCACATCGACAACAAGGGCGACGGAGACCCGACCTCGTGA
- a CDS encoding NUDIX domain-containing protein translates to MSSGEPDDATQAVSAHDLLRWSESLSAIARTGLGFTQSLYEQERFEEVLKVAADIRVAAGHELEAEVLVEEWLKLVGEGVAGYVTPKVAVGAVVGNDDGELLLVQRSDSGVWLYPTGWADVGYSASEVAVKEVLEETGIEIEPLRLIAVLDGLRLGFTRVPLYSLVFHCRALGGELKAHPLETAEVGWFAEDALPWPLAGAERWGPHAFRALRGEHVDVLFDAPRAPMWRSDG, encoded by the coding sequence GTGAGCTCCGGCGAACCCGACGACGCCACGCAAGCGGTCAGCGCCCACGACCTGTTGCGCTGGAGCGAGTCGCTGTCCGCGATCGCGCGCACGGGCCTCGGCTTCACACAGAGCCTCTACGAGCAGGAGCGCTTCGAGGAGGTGCTCAAGGTGGCGGCTGATATCCGCGTCGCTGCCGGCCACGAGCTGGAAGCCGAGGTGCTCGTCGAGGAGTGGTTGAAGCTGGTGGGCGAGGGCGTGGCCGGCTACGTCACGCCTAAGGTCGCGGTGGGCGCGGTGGTGGGCAACGACGACGGCGAGCTGCTGCTCGTGCAGCGGTCCGACTCGGGGGTGTGGCTCTACCCGACCGGCTGGGCCGACGTGGGGTACTCGGCCTCGGAGGTGGCGGTGAAAGAGGTGCTCGAGGAGACGGGCATCGAGATCGAGCCGTTGCGGCTCATCGCCGTGCTCGACGGTCTCCGGCTCGGGTTCACGCGCGTGCCGCTCTACTCGTTGGTCTTCCACTGCCGCGCCCTCGGCGGTGAGCTCAAGGCGCATCCGCTCGAGACGGCCGAGGTGGGCTGGTTCGCGGAGGACGCCTTGCCATGGCCGCTCGCCGGCGCCGAGCGCTGGGGACCACACGCCTTCCGCGCGCTGCGCGGCGAGCACGTCGACGTGTTGTTCGACGCGCCACGGGCACCGATGTGGCGCAGCGACGGCTAG
- a CDS encoding M1 family metallopeptidase, whose product MSDVTVSTLRATSMMAVVVVLAACSGPERVAVPRKAQSRATSNAAAAATTSTVAPDVCATQPVRAMPDPSRPRYRLRVDVRPSEGIAEGDLAVVFTPDVTTDRLVFRLWPNGPRLSRAGARLDTGTVTVDGAAVASERETPTLLVVGRGTTFAAGRAVDVRLSWRLRLAGTIDDRVSRSGDSARLGSFFPILGWEPGVGWATEAPTTVDAESSTAPTADFDVTATVPAGLSVLASGVQDGPTHWTATAMRDFAMSVGRFTIESGTAHVPQSVAVTVGVDAGVGDAVQPYLDKAVRVLEDFSRRFGPYAWPVYTLAITPGLRGGIEYPGHTMQGPGTIGRTTSHEIGHQWFYALVGNDQGRDPWLDEGLATYAEGRFEDTLETARIVQIPADARGHAGEAVTFWESRPEAYYAGVYLQGAEALAALGDLARVDCALRLYAATAAYRVARPGNLFAALDRLFPAASEVLAGYGLRR is encoded by the coding sequence GTGAGTGACGTCACCGTCTCGACGTTACGCGCCACGTCGATGATGGCGGTCGTGGTCGTGCTTGCCGCGTGCTCCGGGCCCGAACGCGTGGCCGTCCCGCGGAAGGCACAATCGCGCGCGACGTCGAACGCTGCTGCGGCGGCTACGACGTCGACGGTCGCACCCGACGTCTGCGCGACCCAGCCGGTGCGTGCCATGCCCGACCCGAGCCGGCCCCGTTACCGGTTGCGCGTCGACGTGCGCCCGAGCGAAGGCATCGCGGAGGGCGATCTCGCGGTTGTCTTCACTCCCGACGTCACCACCGATCGCCTCGTCTTCCGGCTGTGGCCCAACGGCCCGCGCCTCAGCCGGGCCGGGGCCCGCCTCGACACCGGCACGGTCACCGTGGACGGTGCTGCGGTCGCGTCCGAACGGGAGACGCCGACCCTGCTCGTCGTCGGAAGGGGGACGACGTTCGCCGCAGGGCGTGCCGTCGACGTGCGCCTGAGCTGGCGGCTGCGCCTCGCGGGCACGATCGACGATCGCGTCTCGCGTTCGGGCGACTCGGCGCGGCTCGGCTCCTTCTTCCCGATCCTCGGCTGGGAGCCGGGCGTGGGATGGGCGACCGAGGCTCCGACGACAGTCGACGCGGAGTCGTCCACTGCTCCCACCGCCGACTTCGACGTCACGGCCACCGTGCCCGCGGGCCTGAGCGTGCTCGCGTCCGGTGTTCAGGACGGGCCCACCCACTGGACCGCAACTGCGATGCGCGACTTCGCGATGTCGGTGGGCCGGTTCACGATCGAGTCCGGGACCGCGCACGTGCCGCAGTCGGTAGCGGTGACGGTCGGTGTGGACGCGGGCGTGGGCGACGCGGTCCAGCCGTATCTCGACAAGGCGGTCCGGGTGCTCGAGGACTTCAGTCGCCGCTTCGGGCCCTACGCGTGGCCCGTCTACACGCTTGCGATCACTCCGGGGCTGCGGGGCGGCATCGAGTACCCCGGCCACACCATGCAGGGCCCGGGCACCATCGGGCGCACGACCAGCCACGAGATCGGCCACCAGTGGTTCTATGCGCTCGTCGGCAACGACCAGGGCCGCGACCCCTGGCTCGACGAGGGGCTCGCCACCTATGCCGAGGGCCGGTTCGAGGACACGCTGGAGACGGCGCGCATCGTGCAGATCCCCGCCGACGCGAGAGGCCACGCCGGTGAGGCCGTCACGTTCTGGGAGAGCCGGCCCGAGGCGTACTACGCGGGCGTCTACCTGCAGGGCGCCGAGGCGCTCGCGGCCCTCGGCGACCTCGCGCGCGTCGACTGCGCCCTGCGCCTCTACGCCGCCACCGCGGCGTATCGCGTCGCCCGCCCCGGCAACCTGTTCGCCGCCCTCGACCGGCTGTTCCCGGCCGCCTCCGAGGTGCTCGCGGGCTACGGCCTCCGGCGCTAG
- a CDS encoding DUF1298 domain-containing protein — MGYERLSARAASSLRRESRRSPEHVGSLALFEAAAFLDERGRFRLDDARSHVAGRLHRWPALRRRVQPVPFGQGRPVWVDDDRFDLTYHVRLTALPRPGREEQLNALMARLQTLPLDRRRPLWELWFVDGVEGDRVAVLQKTHLALAHDRGAAGALEAVLDDEPRAQPLDAPQWTARRVPNNAALLVHTLAERATRPAEMTGVARAALRGPRRALVAVGRRARPTVDVGSHLRYEVVRATDASESDLRAAVRSHDTSVAITFEALAAPRYLLGARLLEAFPYAPGAGSASAVAALSYDGRTGIGLTGHRAAIAELRGLIDGLGQGFGELDAAAG; from the coding sequence GTGGGGTACGAGCGCCTCAGCGCGCGGGCCGCATCGTCGCTGCGCCGCGAGTCGCGACGCTCGCCCGAGCACGTCGGCTCGTTGGCCCTGTTCGAGGCGGCGGCCTTCCTCGACGAGCGCGGCCGCTTCCGGCTCGACGACGCGCGCAGCCACGTCGCGGGGCGCCTCCATCGCTGGCCCGCGTTGCGCCGCCGGGTGCAGCCCGTCCCCTTCGGCCAGGGACGGCCGGTGTGGGTCGACGACGACCGCTTCGACCTGACGTATCACGTGCGGCTCACCGCGCTGCCCCGGCCCGGTCGCGAGGAGCAGCTGAACGCGCTCATGGCCCGGCTCCAGACCCTTCCGCTCGATCGGCGGCGTCCTCTGTGGGAGCTTTGGTTCGTCGACGGGGTGGAGGGCGACCGCGTGGCGGTGCTGCAGAAGACGCATCTCGCGCTGGCCCATGATCGGGGCGCGGCCGGCGCGCTCGAGGCGGTCCTCGACGACGAGCCGCGCGCGCAACCGCTCGACGCGCCCCAGTGGACCGCGCGCAGGGTGCCGAACAATGCCGCGCTCCTCGTGCACACCCTCGCGGAGCGCGCCACCCGGCCCGCGGAGATGACGGGCGTGGCGCGGGCCGCGCTGCGAGGGCCCCGACGTGCGCTCGTCGCCGTCGGTCGTAGGGCGCGCCCGACCGTCGATGTCGGGTCCCACCTCCGCTACGAGGTCGTGCGCGCGACGGACGCGTCCGAGTCCGACCTCCGCGCCGCGGTGCGGAGCCACGACACGAGCGTCGCGATCACGTTCGAGGCGCTCGCGGCGCCCCGCTACCTGCTGGGTGCGCGACTGCTCGAGGCGTTCCCGTACGCGCCGGGTGCCGGGTCGGCGTCGGCGGTCGCCGCGCTCTCCTACGACGGCCGCACGGGAATCGGTCTCACCGGCCACCGGGCCGCGATCGCCGAGCTCCGCGGGTTGATCGACGGGCTCGGACAGGGGTTCGGCGAGCTCGACGCGGCGGCGGGCTGA
- a CDS encoding trypsin-like peptidase domain-containing protein, whose amino-acid sequence MRLGAVLFSSLFVLALVLLVPGPVGAPEVEPGPIDPISALDAQRLITATTVRVVGFGNSALHSGSGVACSDGTTITNRHVVEGSAAITVAPHEGPVAFGPVELSAQADVAVVRTQLRTGQSVRLADHDPVGGEAVTIAGYPVALEVSRAKVVDYVAGRYRDERATVMRVSLSPQPGMSGGPVFDARGRLAGIVYASEEQSGYGLVIPASRLRVALNGSGGLAGVDCL is encoded by the coding sequence ATGAGGTTGGGCGCGGTTCTGTTCTCCTCGTTGTTCGTGCTCGCGCTCGTGCTGCTCGTCCCCGGACCGGTCGGCGCGCCGGAGGTCGAGCCCGGGCCGATCGATCCGATCAGCGCACTCGACGCCCAACGCCTGATCACGGCCACGACCGTGCGCGTGGTCGGCTTCGGCAACAGCGCGCTCCACTCGGGCTCGGGCGTCGCGTGCAGTGACGGCACCACGATCACGAACCGGCACGTGGTCGAGGGGTCGGCTGCCATCACCGTTGCACCCCACGAGGGCCCGGTGGCGTTCGGCCCCGTCGAGCTGAGCGCTCAGGCCGACGTGGCCGTCGTGCGGACGCAGTTGCGGACAGGGCAGTCGGTGCGCCTGGCCGACCACGACCCGGTCGGGGGTGAGGCGGTCACCATCGCCGGCTATCCCGTGGCACTCGAGGTCAGTCGGGCCAAGGTGGTCGACTACGTCGCGGGCCGCTACCGCGACGAGCGGGCCACGGTGATGCGCGTCTCCCTGAGTCCGCAGCCGGGCATGTCCGGTGGGCCGGTGTTCGACGCCCGCGGCCGGCTGGCAGGCATCGTGTACGCGTCGGAAGAGCAATCGGGCTACGGCCTGGTGATCCCTGCGTCACGGCTCCGGGTCGCGCTGAACGGCTCGGGCGGGCTCGCCGGCGTCGACTGCCTCTGA
- a CDS encoding PAC2 family protein, whose protein sequence is MDHVLWQDRPSLRRPVLVAAFEGWNDAADAASTAARYLAERWGGRTFATLDPEDFYDFSSTRPQVRLVDGITREIAWPTNELLAATLPGSQRDVVVFLGVEPQLKWRTFCMEIVGVARELQVEMVVTLGALLADVAHTRPVRVTGTAADPELVRRLGLERSRYEGPTGIVGVLHDACNRAGIASASLWAAVPHYVAATPSPKATLALVERTTALLATPLTTTDLEIAAASYERQISEVVEADEDVRDYVQRLEREEDDGSEHDPIDETSLPSGDALAAELERYLREQRDE, encoded by the coding sequence GTGGACCACGTGCTCTGGCAGGACCGCCCCTCGCTGCGCCGGCCCGTGCTCGTCGCCGCGTTCGAGGGCTGGAACGACGCCGCGGATGCGGCCTCGACCGCCGCCCGCTACCTCGCCGAGCGCTGGGGCGGGCGCACGTTCGCCACCCTCGATCCCGAGGACTTCTACGACTTCTCCTCGACCCGACCGCAGGTTCGCCTGGTCGACGGCATCACCCGCGAGATCGCCTGGCCGACCAACGAGCTGCTTGCGGCGACGCTTCCCGGCTCGCAACGCGACGTGGTCGTGTTCCTCGGCGTGGAGCCGCAGTTGAAATGGCGCACGTTCTGCATGGAGATCGTCGGCGTCGCGCGCGAGCTCCAGGTCGAGATGGTCGTGACGCTCGGTGCCCTCCTCGCCGACGTGGCACACACCCGCCCGGTCCGCGTGACGGGCACCGCGGCCGATCCCGAGCTGGTTCGGCGCCTCGGCCTCGAGCGTTCGCGCTACGAGGGCCCGACCGGCATCGTCGGTGTCTTGCACGACGCGTGCAACCGCGCCGGCATCGCGTCGGCCTCGCTGTGGGCCGCAGTCCCCCACTACGTGGCCGCCACCCCGTCGCCGAAGGCCACGCTCGCCCTCGTCGAACGCACGACCGCGCTGCTCGCCACCCCGCTCACGACCACCGACCTCGAGATCGCGGCGGCCTCCTACGAACGACAGATCAGCGAGGTCGTCGAGGCCGACGAGGACGTGCGCGACTACGTGCAGCGGCTCGAGCGCGAGGAGGACGACGGCAGCGAGCACGATCCCATCGACGAGACGTCGCTCCCCTCAGGTGACGCCCTGGCGGCCGAGCTCGAGCGTTACCTCCGCGAGCAACGCGACGAGTAG
- a CDS encoding DEAD/DEAH box helicase, translated as MSGVPTSPFSGPTQRWFESTFAAPTAAQDQGWDAIGRGEHTLILAPTGSGKTLAAFLWALDRLLFRAPAPSERERCRVLYVSPLKALTYDVERNLRSPLAGIALAAARDGVDVTPIRVATRTGDTSQADRRDIARHPPDILITTPESLYLMLTSNAREVLASVEHVIVDEIHAMAATKRGTHLALSLERLERLTPRSFQRIGLSATQRPLDEIARFLGGRALDARGEWRPRPVTVVDAGVRKQLELQVIVPVDDMGELGKPVSSGDETGDDLVLGGPAAGDPEVRASIWPAIHPVLLDLIAQHRSTLIFVNSRRLAERLAARLNELAGRELVRAHHGSIAREQRLGIEDALKAGKLPALVATSSLELGIDMGAIDLVVQVEAPSSVASGLQRIGRAGHQVGEPSSGRIFPKFRGDLVLAAVTAQRMTAGLIEETRVPRNPLDVLAQQIVAATAVEELTVDEVARLAGGAYPFAELTREALEGVLDMLSGRYPSDEFAELRPRLTWDRVAGTLSARSGARMLAVTSGGTIPDRGLFGVFTPDGTRVGELDEEMVYESRVGETFLLGATTWRIEEITRDRVVVTPAPGEPGKMPFWHGDTIGRPYELGRAVGAFLRVVDDLTDEQLAADNGLDPRAVSNLRRYVEEERAATGGVVPTDRQIVIERFRDELGDWRICVLSPFGARVHAPWALALEAKVRDRHGVEVQAIWGDDGIVLRLPEADDAPVADSVILDPDEVEELVVDQVGASAVFAARFRENAARALLLPRRRPGSRTPLWQMRQRAADLLNVASRHGSFPILLETYRECLSDVFDLPALVSLMTDVRARTVRVVSVDTQLPSPFASSLAFSYVAAFMYEGDAPLAERRAQALTLDRRMLAELVGSEELRELIDPGALASLEDELQAIDERRWAHTVDVAHDLLLRLGDLTPAELRARATDDFAEKLTGTRRAVTVRIAGEDRLIAVEDAGRYRDALGIGIPRGVPDAFLEPAADALTQLVRRWARTHGPFLTREPADRFGLPTERVDEVLEGLVEAGTLLRGEFRPDGSDRESCDAEVLRQLRQRSLAALRREVEPTQAEALARFLPAWHGVGSRSGTVDRLHEVVGQLQGVAIPASGLERDVLSARLRDYSPRLLDELLAAGEVLWAGAGPLGRDDGKVMLFLRDRAPLLAPRLVPVPVERPEAPEHERLRDVLSQRGACFFRELTGEADASTLEALWDLVWAGEVTNDSFAAVRALSAKRRAGGKARGGRPRLGSLTVLGPPRAQGRWSLLTRELGDRDAVSPTEAAAALAGVLLDRHGVLTRAAARGEGVAGGFAAVYPVLRAMEESGRIRRGYFVTGLGGAQFALPGAVDRLRAFRDGVPEGFPGAVVLAATDPANPYGVALAWPETEGARPQRAAGAFVVLVDGLASLYVEKGGRGLVALRALDGTWEPQAVTALGGLVAEGRFTRLSLERFPTELEPLLRAAGFVPTPKGLVRYA; from the coding sequence CTGTCGGGCGTGCCCACCTCGCCCTTCTCCGGGCCCACGCAGCGTTGGTTCGAGTCGACGTTCGCCGCACCCACGGCCGCCCAGGACCAGGGCTGGGACGCCATCGGCCGGGGTGAGCACACCCTGATCCTCGCCCCCACGGGATCGGGCAAGACCCTCGCCGCGTTCCTCTGGGCCCTCGACCGGCTGCTGTTCCGGGCGCCGGCGCCGTCGGAGCGAGAGCGGTGCCGTGTGCTCTACGTGTCGCCGCTGAAGGCGCTGACCTACGACGTCGAGCGCAACCTGCGATCACCGCTGGCCGGCATCGCGCTGGCCGCGGCGCGTGACGGCGTCGACGTGACGCCGATCCGCGTCGCCACGCGCACCGGTGACACGTCACAAGCCGATCGTCGCGACATCGCACGTCACCCGCCCGACATCCTCATCACCACACCCGAGTCGCTGTACCTGATGCTCACCTCCAACGCCCGAGAGGTGCTCGCATCGGTTGAGCACGTGATCGTCGACGAGATCCACGCGATGGCAGCCACCAAGCGCGGCACCCATCTCGCGCTGTCGCTGGAGCGGCTCGAGCGGCTCACGCCCAGGTCCTTCCAGCGCATCGGGCTCTCCGCCACGCAGCGCCCACTCGACGAGATCGCCCGCTTCCTCGGCGGCCGGGCCCTCGATGCCCGCGGCGAGTGGCGGCCGCGCCCGGTCACGGTCGTCGACGCAGGGGTGCGCAAGCAGCTCGAGCTGCAGGTGATCGTGCCGGTGGACGACATGGGCGAGCTGGGCAAACCGGTCAGCTCGGGCGACGAGACCGGTGACGACCTTGTGCTCGGCGGGCCCGCGGCCGGCGACCCGGAGGTGCGGGCCTCCATCTGGCCCGCCATCCACCCGGTGCTGCTCGACCTCATCGCGCAGCACCGTTCGACCTTGATCTTCGTGAACTCCCGACGGTTGGCCGAGCGGCTGGCGGCACGGCTCAACGAGCTGGCGGGCCGCGAGCTCGTGCGCGCCCACCACGGTTCGATCGCGCGCGAGCAGCGGCTCGGCATCGAGGACGCGCTGAAGGCGGGGAAGCTCCCCGCCCTCGTGGCCACGTCGTCGCTCGAGCTCGGAATCGACATGGGCGCCATCGATCTCGTCGTGCAGGTCGAGGCGCCGTCGTCGGTTGCGAGCGGGCTCCAGCGCATCGGCCGGGCCGGGCACCAGGTCGGCGAGCCGTCGTCGGGCCGCATCTTCCCCAAGTTCAGGGGCGACCTCGTGCTCGCCGCGGTCACCGCGCAGCGCATGACGGCGGGCCTCATCGAGGAGACCCGCGTCCCCCGCAACCCGCTCGACGTCCTGGCCCAGCAGATCGTGGCCGCGACCGCGGTCGAAGAGCTCACCGTCGACGAGGTCGCTCGCCTGGCCGGCGGCGCGTACCCCTTCGCAGAGTTGACGCGGGAGGCGCTCGAGGGCGTGCTCGACATGCTCTCGGGGCGCTACCCGTCCGACGAGTTCGCGGAGCTGCGACCGCGGCTCACGTGGGACCGCGTCGCGGGCACGCTCTCGGCCCGCTCGGGAGCCCGCATGCTCGCGGTCACCAGCGGCGGCACGATCCCCGACCGCGGCCTCTTCGGTGTGTTCACGCCCGACGGCACGCGCGTCGGTGAGCTCGACGAGGAGATGGTCTACGAGAGCCGGGTGGGCGAGACCTTCCTGCTGGGAGCGACCACGTGGCGCATCGAGGAGATCACCCGCGACCGGGTCGTGGTGACGCCTGCGCCGGGCGAGCCGGGGAAGATGCCGTTCTGGCACGGCGACACCATCGGCCGTCCGTACGAGCTCGGGCGCGCCGTCGGCGCGTTCCTCCGCGTGGTCGACGACCTCACTGACGAACAGCTCGCCGCGGACAATGGCCTCGACCCACGGGCGGTGTCGAACCTGCGCCGCTACGTCGAGGAGGAGCGTGCCGCCACCGGCGGCGTCGTTCCCACCGATCGCCAGATCGTGATCGAGCGCTTCCGCGACGAGCTGGGCGACTGGCGCATCTGCGTGCTGTCACCGTTCGGCGCGCGCGTCCACGCGCCGTGGGCGCTCGCGTTGGAAGCGAAGGTGCGCGACCGGCACGGCGTCGAGGTGCAGGCCATCTGGGGCGACGACGGCATCGTGTTGCGACTCCCCGAGGCCGACGACGCGCCGGTGGCCGACTCGGTGATCCTGGATCCTGACGAGGTGGAGGAGCTCGTCGTCGACCAGGTGGGCGCGAGCGCGGTCTTCGCGGCGCGCTTTCGCGAGAACGCGGCCCGCGCGTTGCTGCTGCCACGCCGGCGCCCCGGCTCGCGCACGCCGCTGTGGCAGATGCGCCAGCGGGCAGCCGACCTGCTGAACGTGGCGTCGCGGCACGGCTCGTTCCCGATCCTGCTCGAGACCTACCGCGAGTGCCTGAGCGACGTCTTCGACCTCCCTGCGCTGGTGTCGCTCATGACTGACGTTCGCGCCCGCACGGTGCGCGTCGTGTCAGTCGACACGCAGCTGCCGTCGCCGTTCGCCAGCTCGCTCGCGTTCTCCTATGTCGCCGCGTTCATGTACGAAGGCGATGCCCCGCTGGCCGAGCGGCGGGCCCAGGCGCTCACGCTCGATCGGCGCATGCTGGCGGAGCTCGTGGGGTCGGAGGAGCTGCGCGAGCTCATCGACCCCGGCGCGCTGGCGTCGCTCGAGGACGAGCTGCAGGCGATCGACGAGCGGCGGTGGGCCCACACGGTCGACGTAGCCCACGACCTGCTGCTGCGCCTGGGCGATCTCACGCCTGCCGAGCTGCGGGCCCGGGCCACCGACGACTTCGCGGAGAAGCTCACCGGCACCCGCCGGGCCGTGACCGTCCGCATCGCCGGGGAGGATCGCCTGATCGCGGTGGAGGATGCCGGCCGCTACCGTGACGCGCTCGGCATCGGTATCCCCCGGGGGGTTCCCGACGCGTTCCTCGAGCCCGCCGCGGACGCGCTCACGCAGTTGGTGCGTCGATGGGCCCGCACTCACGGGCCGTTCCTCACGCGGGAGCCCGCCGACCGCTTCGGCCTGCCGACCGAGCGCGTCGACGAGGTGTTGGAGGGGCTGGTCGAAGCGGGCACGCTGCTGCGCGGCGAGTTCCGCCCGGACGGCTCCGACCGCGAGTCGTGCGATGCGGAGGTGCTGCGCCAGCTGCGCCAGCGCTCGCTCGCCGCACTGCGGCGCGAGGTCGAGCCCACCCAGGCCGAGGCATTGGCGCGCTTCCTCCCCGCCTGGCACGGCGTGGGGTCGCGGTCGGGCACCGTCGACCGCCTCCACGAGGTCGTGGGTCAGCTGCAGGGCGTCGCCATCCCCGCGAGCGGCCTCGAGCGCGACGTGCTGAGCGCGCGTCTGCGCGACTACTCGCCCCGGCTGCTCGACGAGCTGCTCGCCGCGGGTGAGGTGCTGTGGGCGGGGGCGGGCCCGCTGGGCCGCGACGACGGCAAGGTCATGCTGTTCCTGCGCGACCGGGCGCCGTTGCTCGCGCCGCGCCTCGTGCCTGTTCCCGTCGAACGACCGGAGGCGCCCGAGCACGAGCGCCTGCGCGACGTGTTGTCCCAACGGGGTGCGTGCTTCTTCCGCGAGCTGACCGGAGAGGCCGACGCGAGCACGCTCGAGGCCCTCTGGGACCTGGTGTGGGCGGGCGAGGTCACCAACGACTCGTTCGCGGCCGTACGCGCGCTGTCTGCGAAGCGACGCGCCGGCGGCAAGGCGCGCGGGGGCCGCCCGCGTCTCGGCTCGCTCACCGTCCTCGGCCCGCCCCGGGCGCAGGGCCGCTGGTCCTTGCTCACGCGTGAGCTCGGCGACCGGGACGCGGTGAGCCCGACCGAGGCCGCAGCCGCGCTGGCGGGGGTGCTGCTCGACCGCCACGGCGTCCTCACGCGCGCGGCGGCGCGCGGCGAGGGCGTGGCCGGCGGCTTCGCGGCCGTCTACCCGGTGCTGCGGGCGATGGAGGAGTCGGGACGCATCCGTCGGGGCTACTTCGTGACCGGCCTCGGCGGCGCGCAGTTCGCCCTTCCCGGTGCGGTCGACCGGCTGCGCGCCTTCCGCGACGGCGTGCCCGAGGGCTTCCCGGGCGCGGTGGTGCTGGCCGCGACCGACCCCGCGAACCCGTATGGGGTCGCGCTGGCCTGGCCCGAGACGGAAGGCGCGCGTCCCCAGCGCGCCGCGGGGGCGTTCGTCGTGCTCGTCGACGGTCTCGCCTCGCTGTACGTGGAGAAGGGCGGTCGGGGGCTCGTTGCCCTGCGCGCGCTCGACGGCACGTGGGAGCCGCAGGCGGTGACGGCGCTCGGCGGCCTCGTCGCGGAGGGCCGTTTCACTCGTCTCTCGCTCGAGCGCTTCCCGACCGAGCTCGAGCCCCTCCTGCGCGCCGCCGGCTTCGTCCCCACCCCCAAGGGCCTCGTGCGGTATGCCTGA
- a CDS encoding Fpg/Nei family DNA glycosylase produces the protein MPEGDTIFRAARSLDHWLRGREVTGGRTQVAGLPVARLVGQRIEAVEARAKHLLVRFDSGSVLHTHMQMTGSWHVYRAGERWRKPEWQARIVLEAGDRVAVCFSAPVVELLAAHGERVHPSLSRLGPDVLVEPFDRAEVRRRAARRASDLAVGELLLDQQVVSGIGNIYRCEALFLRRINPFTTRSDLTDDALDALVSTAVTLMRANLQPGQGFAREFGKGPERTWVYRRTGRPCHRCRQPIRSAQLGEGARRVYWCESCQPPTASVTFA, from the coding sequence ATGCCTGAGGGCGACACGATCTTTCGGGCCGCGCGGAGCCTCGACCACTGGCTCCGCGGGCGCGAGGTCACGGGCGGGCGCACGCAGGTGGCGGGGCTGCCGGTCGCGCGGCTGGTGGGACAGCGGATCGAGGCGGTGGAGGCGAGGGCCAAGCATCTGCTCGTGCGGTTCGACTCGGGCTCGGTCCTGCACACGCACATGCAGATGACCGGCTCGTGGCACGTGTACCGCGCCGGCGAGCGCTGGCGGAAGCCGGAGTGGCAGGCGCGCATCGTGCTCGAGGCGGGTGACCGCGTGGCGGTGTGCTTCAGCGCGCCGGTCGTCGAGCTGCTCGCCGCGCACGGCGAGCGCGTGCACCCGTCGTTGTCGCGCCTCGGCCCCGACGTCCTCGTCGAGCCGTTCGACCGGGCCGAGGTCCGCCGGCGCGCCGCACGTCGCGCCTCCGACCTCGCGGTCGGCGAGCTGCTGCTCGACCAGCAGGTCGTGTCGGGCATCGGCAACATCTACCGCTGCGAAGCGCTGTTCCTGCGTCGCATCAACCCGTTCACGACGCGTTCGGACCTGACGGACGACGCGCTCGACGCGCTCGTCAGCACCGCGGTGACGCTGATGCGCGCCAACCTCCAGCCCGGGCAAGGCTTCGCGCGTGAGTTCGGGAAGGGCCCGGAACGCACCTGGGTGTACCGGCGCACGGGCCGGCCGTGTCACCGGTGTCGTCAGCCCATCCGTTCGGCCCAGCTGGGCGAGGGGGCGCGGCGCGTCTACTGGTGCGAGTCCTGCCAGCCGCCGACGGCGTCGGTCACCTTCGCGTGA